A region of Passer domesticus isolate bPasDom1 unplaced genomic scaffold, bPasDom1.hap1 HAP1_SCAFFOLD_98, whole genome shotgun sequence DNA encodes the following proteins:
- the LOC135293270 gene encoding olfactory receptor 14J1-like, which translates to MFFFLLNLALSDLGSICTTVPKAMHNSLWDTTTISYTGCAAQLFSFLFFISAEYFLLTIMCYDRYVSICKPLHYRTLLGSRACAHMAAAAWASAFLYSLLHSANTFSLPLFHGSALGQFFCEIPQILKISCSQSNLREIWLLAFSSCLGFGCFVFIVFSYVQIFRAVLRIPSEQGRHKAFSTCLPHLAVVSLFLSTAIFAHLKPPSISSPYLDLALSVLYTVVPPALNPLIYSLRNQELKAAVWRLMTGWFHKH; encoded by the coding sequence atgttcttcttcctgctcaacctggccctcagcgacctgggctccatctgcaccactgtccccaaagccatgcacaattccctctgggacaccaccaccatctcctacacaggatgtgctgcacagctcttttcatttctgttcttcatctcagcagagtatttcctcctgaccatcatgtgctacgaccgctatgtgtccatctgcaaacccctgcactacagaaccctcctgggcagcagagcttgtgcccacatggcagcagctgcctgggccagtgcctttctctattcactgctgcactcggccaatacattttccctgcccctgttccACGGCagtgccctgggccagttcttctgtgaaatcccccagatcctcaagATCTCCTGCTCACAATCAAACCTTAGGGAAATTTGGCTTCTTGCTTTTAGTTCCTGTTTAGgatttggttgttttgtgttcattgttttctcctatgtgcagatcttcagggctgtgctgaggatcccctctgagcagggacggcacaaagccttttccacctgcctccctcacctggctgtggtctccctgttcctcagcactgccatatttgctcacctgaagcctccctccatctcctccccatacctggatctggccctgtcagttctgtacacagtggtgcctccagccctgaaccccctcatctacagcctgaggaaccaggagctcaaggctgcagtatggagactgatgactggatggtTTCAcaaacattaa